The DNA segment AAATGGTTTACCCAAACATTAAAACCTTTAGTCGTATTTTATATTTTTGATATGAGCAGCCAATACGAGAGGGAGTTTAAGGGTTTATTAGAGGGTAAAAGCGAAGTTCTTAATAAAATGACAAAAACATGCTCAGCCCTAGAAAAAAGCAACTATTTCATGGTGTGTGATAAACCTTTTATTGTTGTCAGAGCAGCAGGGTCTTTTGGTGTAGATTTGGTGGCATTGCGTGGTGACATATCATTCTTAGTAGAGGTTAAAGCCAGCATTGAGGATACACTACATTTCAGTAGCGTGGATGGTAAACTTCAGAAGCAGGCTGAGCAGATGAAAAAAGAATGTGAGAAAACAAAGACGCTGCCGATTTATGCATTCCGCTTGAAAGGTCGTGGTGGTGACGCTTGGCGTCTCTTCACCATGGATATCAAAGGACTAGATGGTAGAGCAAAGATTTTACATTCCCGTTTACCAAAACTTGGATATAGTAAAAACGGGAATTTTATCATGCGCTGGGAAGAAGGCTTGCCCCTCTCTGATTTTATTTCTTATTTATGCAGATGAATTTTTTATACGAAATCTTTTTAGAAGGTTTCTGCATTAACGTTTTCGGGTTACTATGAAAAAAATGCTTATCGCCTATGATGGATCTGATGCATCTAAAAAAGCAATAAAAACAGCGCTAGAATGCGCTGATAGAGAAGACGAAATAATACTATTAACTGTTGTACCAGCTGAGTTAGCAGAAGCATCTTTCACAAAAATGCTTCTCCCAACAATTGATTTCAGCCAGATAATAAAATCAGGTACATTCAAAGAAAAAGCCATGGAATCTTTATCAAAAGTAGCAAAAGAAATAG comes from the Candidatus Thermoplasmatota archaeon genome and includes:
- a CDS encoding Holliday junction resolvase — its product is MSSQYEREFKGLLEGKSEVLNKMTKTCSALEKSNYFMVCDKPFIVVRAAGSFGVDLVALRGDISFLVEVKASIEDTLHFSSVDGKLQKQAEQMKKECEKTKTLPIYAFRLKGRGGDAWRLFTMDIKGLDGRAKILHSRLPKLGYSKNGNFIMRWEEGLPLSDFISYLCR
- a CDS encoding universal stress protein; its protein translation is MKKMLIAYDGSDASKKAIKTALECADREDEIILLTVVPAELAEASFTKMLLPTIDFSQIIKSGTFKEKAMESLSKVAKEIEGEVKKVDIIVESGDPADEILMVAKRLEVDMILIGYKGYGKEGRFLLGSVTDKVVRHAGVSVLVVR